The window aaaatgtttttcaatatttttgaagagagtttcaataaaaaatttgggggctgaatctattttttataaacaatgaAAGCTAAACTTGTGAAAAATCGACGTTTCAACTGGCTGTGAAAACATTTCAAGGTAGAACTTAGATCAGTTACCAAGAGACACCACACCTTGTGCAGGCCAGCAGTTTCCTACACTCATTCCAAACGGGTGCATCAGTTCGAAACATCACAACTACACTTTCACTTTGAATTTTTCATGCggctatgtttggatgttgaatcaaactcaactcatctcaaaccaatcattgatgagattcactattttttcaattttccataaaaaagttaaacccatctcaacctacttcatacattttaacttaaaaagttaaactcatctcaataagacccacaaaatattactatttgcaactcagctcaactcaactcatctcaacatccaaacacagagAACTTGTGACATCAatctcatattaatttatttaaaactgtgtCCATTCAGTAAAATGTGGACTCaagttaaaacattttaatcaaCCTACATCTTAAAACCAACAATACATAGAATGTAGCTGGTAAAGCAGATTTGCATGCCTCACGTGTGGTGAATCCACTCAATTAAGCCATAAGGGTTTGCAAGGGAAGCAAAACATCCAATATTCCTAGAAGGATAGGCAAGATACCGTtctaacatcaaactcaaaacacagTAGAATAAAAATCTCCCTTTTACATTAAGTTCAAGATTATTCGCTTAACCAATATAAGCAAccgaaaaaagttaaaactactAATTAGTTCTCAAGCAGAATTTGATATCAACAAGATAGAACGAGGGCAATGCTGGAAGCACAAAGACACAAGATCTAAACACAAAATCTGACTTAATTAAATTCTGCTGTATACAGTAAAATCCCCATCAAATAAACcccaaagaaaaaggaattaaaaattttcaaccTACCATACACCACCactttaataaattaaagatctAAATGCATTCCTTCATAGAGAAGCATTGGGATACTATGAAAGATCATTCACACAATTACATTTTTCCTGAACAAGAAGGCAGAGGGAAGATAGCATTCCTACCTAGGTGTCACCATGGACTGGCGCACTGAAGATGAGTGGTTAGACAATTCCATGCGGGGAGGCAATTACTCCATGCAGGATCAAGCCATAGTCTAACCCAACTCCACAGAAGTCAGTCCACATGGATTAATGAGCATGAAACCTGTGACCCCTAACCACTGCTGATAAGAATCAGATCCATGACCTCTTTTTCACCAAACCACTTGGGAGCGGGTTTAACTGCTAGGGCAGTGCCTATGATGGTTATATGAAGACTGACTTAAGTGAGCACTGTGGGAGATCTAGCATGGCATCAGCAAGCCTCTTGAGGTGGAGAATATCATGCAGCACATAATTTAAGTTCCGGGTAAGACTTATTCAGTTTTGATAAAAATTCATCACATGAAATGCTCGCTCCTTTTGATGTTTCTTGGGAAAATTTTGGCAGAATATCCATAACATCAAGATCTTTGGAGAGATTGCATAGGCATGTCAAGATGGTAGATATTATTTCCGAGTCAAGTACTACACCCTTATCTGCCATTTGATAAAGCAGGTCAATGATTTCTTTGGTTTCACCCTTTGAAGCAAAGCCCTTCAGTAAAGAATCATACACAAAGGTGTCTGGTGTTAAACCATTAGCTATCATTCTCTCTAAAACACTTTTAGCTTCATCCAGTTGACCAAGTtttgaaaatctatttattagcGTGAAGAAGGTCAAATGATCAGGAGCTAAACCCATTTCATGCATGTCCATTAACAGTTCCTTAGCAGATTGAAAATCTCCAGCTTTGAGAGTTCCATCAATTATAGTGTTAAATGATACCACATCTGGTCCATGAGTTACATTTCTCATTTCCTGAAAAAGTCCTTTAGCTTGCTCCAAACTACCCTCCTTACACAATGATGCCATCAACGTATTGTAATCAATCGGCATAGGTCTAAGTCCACAAGTTTTCATTTTACAGAAAAGTCCTTTAGCAACACTAAGCATATGCATTTTGCAGAATCCATTAATCATAATACTATAGGTAAATGAGTTTGGAAAAAACCCCAAGTTTAGCACATCTTTCCAGATTTCCATGGCTTTGCCTACCATTCCTGCCTGTAGATACCCACCAATCAAAATGTTATAAGTTACCATGTTACCAGATATCCCCCGTTCAAGCATTGTATGATATATTGCCACAGCTTCATCAAGGCGGCCTTCCTTGTAGAATCCTtgaattaacaaattaaatgtCCTAACATCTGGTTCAACAAAGCTCTCGCCAATTAACATTAACTTTAAGAGTTCCATTGCCTCATCAACCTTTCCATCATTGCAAAGTCTTGTCATCATTGTATTGTAAGTAACCGCATCAGGCTTTTTCCCTGCCTTAGTCATCATTTCCAATATTTTGAAAGCCCCACTGACTGGGCCTTCCTTGCATAGTCCattaataataacattataGGTTGCAGTACTGGGCTCTACACCCTTCTTCTGCATGATATCCAAGATATCCATGGCTTTAGTAGCCCTCCCATTTTTGCAAAGCCCATCAATTAACCCTGTATAAGTAACAACATCAGGGTGAATTCCACGCTCTGTCATATCATTTAGCATTGCGGTGGTTTCCTCCCATCGCCCCATCTTACAAAGCTTATGTATCAAAGGACTATAGGTGACTACACTCGGGAGAATTCCCTTCGTCAGCATTTCCTCAAAAACTTCTTTCCCTCTATCAAAACTTCCTTTGTAACAAAGGCCACTTATAAGGGCACTGTACACAATAACATCTGTATCCAAACCTTTCTCCTTCATCTCCTCCCACAAACCCAGTGCCTCATCAACTCTACCATCCTTACAAAGACCATCCACCAAGATGGTGTATGTCGCCAAATTCGGGTGACAATCTGCTGACCCCATCTCAAAAAACATACTTACTGCTTCTTCCAATTTCTTCGCCTTGCAGAGCCCATTTATAAGAACATTGTAACTAAAAATATCCGGCAGTACACAATTTCTTCCCATTTCTCGGAATATGACCATTGCCTTCCCAACCTCACCATTTAGACACAAACCCTTTAATATAAGGTTCATAACATACACATTAACCCTATAACCACCCTTCACAATCAACCCTACAACCCCAAGTGCAAATTCGGGCTTATGCCTACTCACAAAACAATCAATTAAACCACTCAATGATAGAAAACTCGGTGAAACACCAACATGGGTCATCTTCTTATAAACAGAAAAGaccaattcaaaatttttcgACCTTGCAAGCATATCAACGAGAAAATTGCAGGTTGACCCAGAAGGCAAGAGGCAAGAATCCACGGCATGATGAAAGAGGGAAACAGCCTCGGAGAATTGAGAATTGGGTTTTTCACAAAGGGACCTCAATCGGGTATCTATGTCAGTGTGTGAAGTGAGAGTTACCATGGAAGAGAAGAGCTGGAAGTAGGCAGTGACAGCGTAGGTGGTAGAGGAAGTATAAAACTTGTGTCGCGGATTTAATAGTGCTTTCATGATCACTTTGAATGAAGAATGAGATTTCAGTACAACGGGGAAGAGAAACAAGAGTGAAGGAAATATACctataaaaaactaaataggATTCTAAacctataaaaatacaaaataggaTTCTAAAATGTTGCTATCCTTGGAATTTGCAAGGAAAAAGAAGCTTCTTTACCTCTCCTGAGGTTGACGtagaagtagaagtagaagtagaagaagaagaaacagcgGTGCTAGCAGTAGCTGTAGTGGTGGTGGACTGGACTCCAGACTAGGGCTCGCCTCGGAATTTCTTcggaaagaatatatatatatacacagatacacataaatatatttatatataatatatacacactttttgaaaaataaaaaaacttcgTCTACAAGAacactcttattggattagctaaagttaaagtacatttttataaatataagatgaatttaacatttagctattatattcacataaatttctacattgaaatagctattttttcattatatgacaataaaataatataagatgaatttaactttaactattcacatcaaatctccacattgaattatccatttattcattatataataatgagtaattaataattttgaaaattttttaatttttttaattatgaatttattttattttatcatattttaatgttcataatattatatattaattagtaattgtattctaattatattttttcaattgtcatttaaaatggaaagagaaataattgatattaaaatgagagagaaaaaaagaatataaaatagatttgatgaatgaatagttcctttcaaatttgaaaattattttagatattactgtagctatatttcaaatatttagaatatagctatttcaatgtgagctattttatgacttaatagctaaattctcattgaatttaacttttagctaatccaatgagaatgctctaacaaGCTTTCAAATAGTGTTCACATTTTATGATAAgtgaatataattaaaatatgccAACGGAAGCTTCCTGCCGCCACGCGTGGCATTGTCGGGATTAGCAGCGCCGCTACAACTAGTGGTGGCCTTTTGCCGACGATTCATCTCAGTTTTTAGTTGCTACACTATGTTTTGCTTTCCCTAACCAAAGATTAAGTGAAAGTGGATGTGATAATTTCTTTCAGCCAGTCCAGACCAACACGTTGCAACACACCCCTTTGTACTGTGGCTTCTAGCTGCAGATTAATAGTCTGTTCATCAGACTATTTAAAAACCGTTATCAAACGGTCTCCGCTTGTGGGAATTGGGTGTGAATCAATTTTTTGGCTCTGATCaccctcttcatttttttacttttgtattGTAATGTGTATTGGCTTTGGGAAGACTATAGGGGACTCCCACTCTACCGAACTTGTGTCTTGTATCTgttagtttatctataaatacttacttgtcaagaaaaaatatatatataattaaaatatgaatttataaaaaatatatttaaaaaacaaaatgaataacaaaaattaaaaataacaaattcataacaaaaatttaaataacacaaatttataaaaaaaaattaaaaaaaaatggtgaccTCCCATCAAGAGTTTCGATCAAATTTTGTTGGGTTTCGGTCGAATTTCGGTGGTCTATGGTTGTCGCCACCATTCCTAAATGGGGGCTGGATTGATAGTTATTATTCCAATCATCTCTAAGGCTGATCGGAGTGGTGAATAGAGGtggaattaaaaataattaagaataaatctttAGACTTAATTTAGATCTAAATAATCATGCatgataaatatttaaaaaaaaaaaattatacatccTCTATTTGGTATCTTATAATTGAAGGATATGAAATCACATTTACACATCTTATAATCAGGCCATTTAGGtttcaaaaaaaatctcaaaggCTGTatcatttgaatatatatatttatatatatatatatatatatataaatagaatttataaGTTTGaaatactttatattttttctatttgtcATCtacttttctctattttaatattttaaatactgaatttaGACAACATCactatcaaattatatatataactaataattattttcctttgcATTGCATGGCACACGACTAATAGTCTTAAACGGATGCTTAGAGAATGaggtaaaatgaaaaatatgtgaataacaatgaaatgatttgacttaaaatgttttattgagttttgaaaaacaatattattaggTACAAGAGGCATGCACAAATGTGGTGTATCCGGCTAGCCTATAGgtggaagagaaaaaacaaaaaagcaaaaatggaaatagaaaaagcaaagaaagaaaaaaagaaaagaataaagcgggaagtaaaacaaaaagttaaaattttcttcttcttcaggtGAGTAACAAGCCAGAGCACAACCAAAATTCCTGGTATGTTAGCATCTCTCcaccaagtaaaaaaaaatccatctcTTAGATTTCATCATTAACATATTTCTCTCAAACTCATTTCCTAGAGTTTTGCCAAACCCATTTCTTAGATTTTTCTCAAACTCATTTCCATCGCATTTTTGTTATTTCTTGTTGATCTTTCTAGATAAACCTTCGTTTGTTGATGCTGGATGGCTGTGAGTGCTCCCAAATTAAAATGGTTGCTGTAATATAGAGTAAGTGTATATATTTTGGAAAAACCCACTTTAGTCAATCGTATAATGCAAGCAGAAAAATTGCGAAAAATACCTACTGGAATCAAAATCTTTAGTTGAATCGCTACGATGTAAGGAAGTGGAAATTCAAAGGGGAAAAATTTGATCACCTCGGTAGCACCCAAAATTTCTTTCACCGCAATGTTGTAATTACCTGAAAACCAAAAGGGAAACATTTATAAATAGGACTATTTCGATGTAATACTCgaaggaatgagagagagagagagagagagagagagagagagagagagagagagagagagagagagagagagagagtgtcgtTGGGCTTTGAGAAGGAGAAGGCTTGTCGAAGGAGAAAGGAGGTAACGACGACAGGGAGTAACGGTTTTGTCACGAATGAGAATAAGGTAGAAAAAGGAGGAGAATAATTGAAAtgatgtgttttaaattttggtaaaacacaccgttttattAAACATTATATCCCACTTGCCCAAAACAAACTTCATATTGTTTGCTACTTAAATGAAACATGGTCATTTCATTTAACTGATGTGGCAGTCGATTGCACAACGATTGTATGAGGCGATTGCATTTagcatttttgtttaaaaaatgagagagagaaaattaaataaaaaaattataaaattaaaatattgttggaatataatttttgttttaaaatttgaaaatgtaatattattttttgtgttttgtttggatgtttgaaaaagttggttaggtaattattaaatgagaaagttaaaaatttgaaattagaaatgtttgtattttagtgatatttgtgaataaatttatgaaaaattttgagatgaaatgagatgtgatgtATTTCTCAAACAACCACACAATTTATCAACATTGCATTATGCAACTATTGCctatcaaatcaaaattttggtaaaaaacaatTAACTCTAGTGGTGATAGTGGACTTCAATATAATGGAATGAGTAGTACTAGATATAGTCATGAGCTGTGCAAATACCACGTACTCACGtttaaaaagagtaagatccattattaaaaatatatttacagttatagagtgcgcaagcgccacgcacttattttgaaaaaaagtaaataaatatgaaatacatataaaaaaatttaattttttaatagcgtaatctactctttttcaaaagagaaatgatattataGTTATGGATTACGCAAGCGCTACACACTCCTCTTGAAAAGTTAAGTATGtgctcacatgaaaaaatttaattttttaatattggatTCTACTCTTTTCTAAAAAGAGTGCGTGACACTTACATAATTCATGACTGTATTTAGCATCACTCATGTTTTAATGGTagatcctactttttttttcaaaataaatcctactttattaat is drawn from Juglans regia cultivar Chandler chromosome 5, Walnut 2.0, whole genome shotgun sequence and contains these coding sequences:
- the LOC109007344 gene encoding pentatricopeptide repeat-containing protein At4g28010, with protein sequence MKALLNPRHKFYTSSTTYAVTAYFQLFSSMVTLTSHTDIDTRLRSLCEKPNSQFSEAVSLFHHAVDSCLLPSGSTCNFLVDMLARSKNFELVFSVYKKMTHVGVSPSFLSLSGLIDCFVSRHKPEFALGVVGLIVKGGYRVNVYVMNLILKGLCLNGEVGKAMVIFREMGRNCVLPDIFSYNVLINGLCKAKKLEEAVSMFFEMGSADCHPNLATYTILVDGLCKDGRVDEALGLWEEMKEKGLDTDVIVYSALISGLCYKGSFDRGKEVFEEMLTKGILPSVVTYSPLIHKLCKMGRWEETTAMLNDMTERGIHPDVVTYTGLIDGLCKNGRATKAMDILDIMQKKGVEPSTATYNVIINGLCKEGPVSGAFKILEMMTKAGKKPDAVTYNTMMTRLCNDGKVDEAMELLKLMLIGESFVEPDVRTFNLLIQGFYKEGRLDEAVAIYHTMLERGISGNMVTYNILIGGYLQAGMVGKAMEIWKDVLNLGFFPNSFTYSIMINGFCKMHMLSVAKGLFCKMKTCGLRPMPIDYNTLMASLCKEGSLEQAKGLFQEMRNVTHGPDVVSFNTIIDGTLKAGDFQSAKELLMDMHEMGLAPDHLTFFTLINRFSKLGQLDEAKSVLERMIANGLTPDTFVYDSLLKGFASKGETKEIIDLLYQMADKGVVLDSEIISTILTCLCNLSKDLDVMDILPKFSQETSKGASISCDEFLSKLNKSYPELKLCAA